The proteins below are encoded in one region of Amycolatopsis acidiphila:
- a CDS encoding metal-dependent hydrolase family protein, with product MSIPASKTLFRDVSILDSTGADPYRGDVLVENDHIAAVGTVDAGIATDARIIEGRGRTLMSGLCDAHTHFSWNNSADLDGLGTMPVEEHLLFAIESARSYLDSGYTMCLGAASAKDRLDVVCRDVINQGRFPGPRYLANGPEIAVTGGELVKGITWFADGPDEMRKAVRRLVEIGVDQIKLSMTGEEITGTQRAEDTYMSDEEVAAAVTEAHRRGKRVCAHARSAESVKMCVRHGVDIVYHASFTDEEGMDMLESAKDWIFVAPGINWLVATLYEAADFGFPQEAAEAVGYKRELEIATAGMIEMHRRGIRVLPGGDYGFAWTPHGTYARDLQHFVERFEYTPMEAILAATALGGEIMLRPDKLGKVQPGYYADLLLVDGDPLADIAVLQDHEKLDFIMKDGRFHKESVR from the coding sequence ATGTCCATTCCCGCGAGCAAGACCCTGTTCCGCGACGTGTCCATTCTGGACTCCACCGGCGCCGACCCGTACCGCGGTGACGTCCTGGTCGAGAACGACCACATCGCCGCCGTCGGCACCGTCGACGCCGGCATCGCGACCGACGCGCGGATAATCGAGGGCCGCGGGCGCACGCTGATGTCCGGCCTGTGCGACGCGCACACCCACTTCAGCTGGAACAACAGCGCGGACCTCGACGGCCTCGGCACGATGCCGGTCGAGGAGCACCTGTTGTTCGCGATCGAGTCCGCCCGCTCCTACCTCGACTCCGGCTACACGATGTGCCTCGGCGCCGCCTCGGCGAAGGACAGGCTCGACGTGGTGTGCCGCGACGTCATCAACCAGGGCCGCTTCCCCGGTCCGCGCTACCTCGCCAACGGGCCGGAGATCGCGGTGACCGGCGGCGAGCTGGTCAAGGGCATCACCTGGTTCGCCGACGGGCCCGACGAGATGCGCAAGGCCGTGCGCCGGCTCGTCGAGATCGGGGTGGACCAGATCAAGCTGTCCATGACGGGCGAGGAGATCACCGGCACTCAGCGGGCCGAGGACACGTACATGTCCGACGAGGAGGTGGCGGCCGCCGTCACCGAGGCGCACCGCCGCGGCAAGCGGGTGTGCGCGCACGCGCGCAGTGCCGAGAGCGTGAAGATGTGCGTGCGCCACGGCGTCGACATCGTCTACCACGCCAGCTTCACCGACGAAGAGGGCATGGACATGCTGGAGTCGGCGAAGGACTGGATCTTCGTCGCGCCCGGGATCAACTGGCTCGTCGCGACCCTCTACGAGGCCGCGGACTTCGGTTTCCCGCAGGAGGCCGCCGAGGCGGTCGGCTACAAGCGGGAGCTGGAGATCGCGACGGCCGGCATGATCGAGATGCACCGGCGCGGCATCCGGGTGCTGCCCGGGGGCGACTACGGGTTCGCCTGGACCCCGCACGGCACCTACGCGCGCGACCTGCAGCACTTCGTCGAGCGGTTCGAGTACACGCCGATGGAGGCGATCCTCGCGGCGACCGCGCTGGGCGGGGAGATCATGCTGCGGCCGGACAAGCTCGGCAAGGTGCAGCCGGGCTACTACGCGGACCTGCTGCTGGTCGACGGCGACCCGCTCGCCGACATCGCCGTCCTGCAGGACCACGAAAAGCTCGACTTCATCATGAAGGACGGCCGGTTCCACAAGGAATCCGTGCGGTGA
- a CDS encoding DUF1636 family protein, which translates to MTLLICRTCPRYDPRASGEFGRALTAAIAAGRGGAGVEIRNVQCLGGCPRHGVVAVDGPGKARVRFSGLDTGHVEAILEAAAAHDACPSGRPDDWEVPAGLADHVSSVTLKRGPHS; encoded by the coding sequence GTGACCCTGCTCATCTGCCGCACCTGCCCGCGGTACGACCCGCGGGCGAGCGGTGAGTTCGGCCGCGCCCTGACCGCCGCGATCGCGGCCGGCCGGGGCGGGGCCGGCGTGGAGATCCGCAACGTGCAGTGCCTCGGCGGCTGCCCGCGGCACGGGGTGGTCGCGGTGGACGGGCCGGGCAAGGCACGGGTGCGCTTCAGCGGGCTCGACACCGGTCACGTCGAGGCCATCCTCGAAGCCGCGGCCGCGCACGACGCCTGCCCGAGCGGGCGGCCGGACGACTGGGAGGTGCCCGCCGGACTTGCCGATCACGTCAGCTCTGTCACCCTGAAACGGGGACCCCACAGCTGA
- a CDS encoding SDR family NAD(P)-dependent oxidoreductase gives MTESKPLEGRVALITGASGGIGGALAARLAEAGADLALAYSGHREDAERVAASVGVKTLLLQGDLGDREVPGRLVERTRDELGAVDVLVPNAGVGKQLAWDEVDVDTWDTTMAVNTRAPFLLAQAALPSMIERGWGRILFVSSIAALNGGLVGPHYAASKAALHGMTYHLASRVAGKGVTVNAIAPALIGGTRILPRSGPGELPAPIPVGRLGEPDEVAAMALSMLTNAYLTNKVIAVDGGLFAY, from the coding sequence GTGACCGAGTCGAAACCGCTCGAGGGCCGGGTCGCCCTGATCACCGGCGCGTCCGGCGGGATCGGCGGCGCGCTGGCGGCCCGGCTCGCCGAGGCGGGGGCGGACCTCGCGCTCGCCTACAGCGGGCATCGCGAGGACGCCGAGCGCGTCGCCGCGAGCGTCGGGGTGAAAACCCTGCTGCTGCAAGGAGATCTGGGCGACCGGGAGGTGCCGGGGCGGCTTGTCGAGCGGACGCGGGACGAGCTGGGCGCGGTCGACGTCCTGGTCCCCAACGCCGGGGTCGGCAAGCAGCTCGCCTGGGACGAGGTGGACGTCGACACGTGGGACACCACGATGGCGGTCAACACCCGTGCCCCGTTCCTGCTCGCGCAGGCCGCGCTGCCTTCGATGATCGAGCGCGGCTGGGGGCGGATCCTGTTCGTCTCCTCGATCGCGGCGCTCAACGGCGGTCTCGTCGGCCCGCACTACGCGGCGAGCAAGGCGGCGTTGCACGGCATGACGTATCACCTGGCTTCGCGGGTGGCGGGCAAGGGAGTCACGGTGAACGCCATCGCACCGGCGTTGATCGGCGGCACCCGCATCCTGCCGCGGTCCGGGCCCGGCGAGCTGCCCGCGCCGATCCCGGTGGGGCGGCTGGGCGAGCCGGACGAGGTCGCGGCGATGGCCCTGTCGATGCTGACGAACGCCTACCTGACCAACAAGGTCATCGCGGTGGACGGCGGGCTTTTCGCCTACTGA
- a CDS encoding purple acid phosphatase family protein, which yields MSQHPVSRRNALGLLGAAGTGAAAGPLLGMNVAGAAGVAPTTGSGATPVQGLHLTFGKDPARQMVASWVTDASVRRPRVVYGTLEGGFGATVQADTRTYVDGASGRTVWIHHAQLERLRPGTDYIYAVQHDGATPDAGTFRTAPSGRMPFTFTSFGDQSAPQVTWAANGTVGLDANSTPATKDIVTGIETVAPLFHLLNGDLCYANLDVDRVRTWNNFFTNNTRSARFRPWMPAAGNHEIERANGPIGLSAYQAYFQLPSTETDTELQGLWYSFTAGSVHVIVLQNDDNCLQDGGDVYISGYSGGRQLAWLERELRAARASRDVDWVVVAMHQVMISSSDANGADLGLREKYGPLFDRYGVDLVLCGHEHDYERSLAVRGVVSGSETLTPNPASAKTDVIDSTHGTVHMVLGGGGVSGTTNQSFFQDGTAKVLTAVSAAANPSTGKRTPTYVKEQAVWSAVRDEEHPYGFAAFTVDPGRHPGDTTSMYVTYYNVNKPSGELSVFEKFTLRRRRSDG from the coding sequence ATGTCCCAGCACCCCGTCAGCCGCCGCAACGCACTCGGACTGCTCGGCGCGGCCGGCACCGGAGCCGCGGCGGGACCGCTGCTCGGCATGAACGTCGCCGGCGCCGCGGGCGTCGCGCCGACGACGGGTTCGGGGGCCACCCCGGTGCAGGGCCTGCACCTGACGTTCGGCAAGGACCCGGCGCGGCAGATGGTCGCGTCCTGGGTCACCGACGCCTCGGTGCGCCGCCCGCGGGTCGTGTACGGCACGCTCGAAGGCGGCTTCGGCGCCACCGTGCAGGCCGACACCCGCACCTACGTCGACGGGGCCTCGGGCCGCACGGTGTGGATCCACCACGCGCAGCTGGAGAGGCTGCGTCCCGGCACCGACTACATCTACGCGGTGCAGCACGACGGCGCGACCCCCGACGCGGGCACGTTCCGCACCGCGCCGTCGGGACGCATGCCCTTCACCTTCACCAGCTTCGGCGACCAGTCCGCGCCGCAGGTCACCTGGGCGGCGAACGGCACCGTGGGGCTGGACGCCAACTCCACACCCGCCACGAAGGACATCGTCACGGGCATCGAGACCGTCGCCCCGCTGTTCCACCTGCTCAACGGCGACCTCTGCTACGCCAACCTGGACGTGGACCGGGTCCGCACCTGGAACAACTTCTTCACCAACAACACCCGCTCGGCGCGGTTCCGCCCGTGGATGCCCGCCGCGGGCAACCACGAGATCGAGCGCGCGAACGGCCCGATCGGGTTGTCGGCCTACCAGGCGTACTTCCAGCTGCCCTCCACCGAGACCGACACCGAGCTGCAGGGGTTGTGGTACTCGTTCACCGCCGGGTCGGTGCACGTGATCGTGCTGCAGAATGACGACAACTGCCTGCAGGACGGCGGGGACGTCTACATCAGCGGTTACTCCGGGGGCCGCCAGCTGGCCTGGCTGGAGCGTGAGCTGCGCGCCGCCCGTGCCTCGCGCGACGTCGACTGGGTCGTCGTCGCGATGCACCAGGTGATGATCAGCTCCTCGGACGCGAACGGCGCCGACCTCGGCCTGCGCGAGAAGTACGGGCCGCTGTTCGACCGGTACGGCGTGGACCTCGTGCTGTGCGGCCACGAGCACGACTACGAGCGCTCGCTGGCGGTGCGCGGGGTGGTGTCCGGCAGCGAGACGCTCACCCCGAACCCGGCGTCGGCGAAGACCGACGTCATCGACTCCACGCACGGCACGGTGCACATGGTGCTCGGCGGCGGCGGGGTGTCCGGGACGACCAACCAGAGCTTCTTCCAGGACGGCACGGCGAAGGTGCTCACCGCGGTCTCGGCCGCCGCGAACCCGAGCACCGGCAAGCGCACGCCGACCTACGTGAAGGAGCAGGCGGTCTGGAGCGCGGTGCGCGACGAGGAGCACCCGTACGGCTTCGCGGCGTTCACCGTCGACCCGGGCCGCCACCCCGGCGACACGACGTCGATGTACGTGACGTACTACAACGTGAACAAGCCGTCCGGCGAGCTGTCGGTCTTCGAGAAGTTCACCCTCCGGCGGCGCCGCTCGGACGGCTGA
- a CDS encoding molybdopterin-dependent oxidoreductase: MTSTSSLPPGLRRIRFRSPLRGPWLTSVFGAVLLACLPLVIITGLLDYVAYGPGQGIPGAVGLLHLPGFDWPTRPSWLFRLTQGLHVGLGLLLVPVVLAKLWSVIPKLFAWPPVKSLAQILERVSLLLLVGSILFEIATGLLNIQYDYVFGFSFYTGHYIGAWVFIASFVAHVSLKLPTMVRALRSRSLRKELATPLAETVPEPPDQFGLVAPEPAAPTVSRRGALGLVGGGVLLVGVLTAGQTIGGPLRDAAVLLPRGRQPGEGANRYPINRTAVAARVTQPGEEWRLALNGSREFSRADLLALPQHTARLPIACVEGWSTVQTWTGVRLRDLAAMAGVPGPASAFVDSADPGPFGRAMLTGDQATDPDALLALRVNGAELSLDHGFPARVIVPALPGVHCTKWVRSIEFRRA; this comes from the coding sequence GTGACCAGCACCTCCTCCCTTCCGCCCGGCCTGCGGCGGATCCGGTTCCGCAGCCCGCTGCGCGGACCGTGGCTGACGTCGGTCTTCGGCGCCGTCCTGCTCGCCTGCCTGCCGTTGGTGATCATCACCGGACTGCTGGACTACGTTGCCTACGGCCCCGGCCAGGGCATCCCCGGTGCGGTCGGCTTGCTGCATCTGCCCGGCTTCGACTGGCCGACCCGGCCGTCCTGGCTGTTCCGCCTCACCCAGGGCCTGCACGTCGGGCTCGGCCTCCTGCTCGTGCCGGTGGTGCTCGCGAAGCTCTGGTCGGTCATCCCGAAACTGTTCGCCTGGCCGCCGGTCAAGTCCCTCGCCCAGATCCTCGAACGGGTCTCGCTCCTGCTGCTCGTCGGCAGCATCCTGTTCGAGATCGCGACCGGCCTGCTCAACATCCAGTACGACTACGTCTTCGGCTTCAGCTTCTACACCGGGCACTACATCGGCGCCTGGGTGTTCATCGCGTCGTTCGTCGCGCACGTCTCGCTCAAGCTGCCGACCATGGTCCGCGCCCTGCGTTCCCGGTCCCTGCGCAAGGAACTGGCGACCCCGCTCGCCGAGACCGTGCCCGAACCGCCCGACCAGTTCGGTCTCGTGGCGCCCGAGCCCGCGGCCCCGACCGTCAGCCGCCGCGGCGCGCTCGGGCTCGTCGGCGGCGGGGTGTTGCTGGTCGGCGTGCTGACCGCGGGTCAGACCATCGGCGGCCCGCTGCGGGACGCGGCCGTGCTCCTGCCGCGCGGCAGGCAGCCCGGCGAAGGGGCCAACCGCTATCCCATCAACCGCACCGCCGTCGCGGCCCGCGTCACCCAGCCCGGCGAGGAATGGCGGTTGGCGCTCAACGGGTCCCGCGAGTTCAGCCGGGCCGACCTGCTCGCCCTGCCACAGCACACCGCGCGGCTGCCGATCGCGTGCGTCGAGGGCTGGTCGACCGTGCAGACCTGGACGGGCGTGCGCCTGCGCGATCTGGCGGCGATGGCGGGCGTGCCCGGCCCGGCATCGGCGTTCGTCGACTCGGCTGACCCGGGACCGTTCGGGCGGGCGATGTTGACCGGCGACCAAGCCACCGATCCGGACGCGTTGCTGGCATTGCGGGTCAACGGTGCCGAGCTGAGCCTCGACCACGGCTTTCCCGCCCGGGTCATCGTGCCCGCGCTGCCCGGTGTGCACTGCACGAAGTGGGTCCGCTCGATCGAATTCCGGAGGGCGTGA
- a CDS encoding FAD-dependent oxidoreductase — translation MAFAITQTCCNDASCVAVCPVNCIHPTPDEPDFGSTEMLYVDPRTCIDCGACADACPVDAIFPVDLLTGPLQAYAGINADYYTDRAVDVFDAASPNFHAWGQPVFSRTIPSDFPALDVAVVGTGPAGMYAVEDLLLHTSSRVTLIDRLPVAGGLVRYGVAPDHPSTKKIGEVFARFHHHPRLRLRLGVEVGRDVTVEELAARHDAVIYAVGASSARGLGIPGEDLAGSVPATKVVAWYNGHPDVAAGEIDLSAERVVVVGNGNVALDVARILTADPRTLAGTSISPEALARLESSKVREVVLLGRRGPDAAACTRPELLALIGQEDVELVVDAHDARVTETIDAAGPGEKAALLQGIRRETVDWCAPPRPDGRRRIVFRFHSAPAEVLGDSEVRGLRVTGAAGATEIATGQVVRAVGYRGTPLPGLPFDEDTGTIPNSAGRVADRPGTYVVGWIKRGPSGGIGTNRECARETVTTLLDDVIAGKLPRRARRSRRARAGLRLS, via the coding sequence ATGGCGTTCGCGATCACCCAGACCTGCTGCAACGACGCGTCGTGTGTCGCGGTGTGCCCGGTCAACTGCATCCACCCGACGCCGGACGAGCCCGACTTCGGCAGCACGGAGATGCTCTACGTCGACCCGCGCACCTGCATCGACTGCGGGGCCTGCGCCGACGCGTGCCCGGTCGACGCGATCTTCCCCGTGGACCTGCTCACCGGCCCGCTCCAGGCTTACGCGGGGATCAACGCCGACTACTACACCGACCGCGCGGTCGACGTCTTCGACGCCGCCTCGCCGAACTTCCACGCCTGGGGCCAGCCGGTGTTCTCCCGCACCATCCCGAGCGACTTCCCGGCCCTCGACGTCGCGGTGGTGGGCACCGGCCCGGCGGGGATGTACGCGGTCGAGGACCTGTTGCTGCACACCAGTTCCCGCGTCACCTTGATCGACCGGCTGCCCGTCGCGGGCGGACTCGTGCGGTACGGCGTCGCGCCGGACCACCCGTCGACGAAGAAGATCGGCGAGGTCTTCGCCCGCTTCCACCACCATCCGCGGCTGCGGCTGCGCCTCGGGGTCGAGGTGGGCCGGGACGTCACCGTCGAGGAGCTGGCGGCCCGGCACGACGCGGTGATCTACGCCGTCGGCGCCTCGTCGGCCCGCGGCCTCGGCATTCCCGGTGAGGACCTCGCCGGCAGCGTGCCCGCCACCAAGGTGGTCGCGTGGTACAACGGCCATCCGGACGTGGCCGCCGGTGAGATCGACCTGTCGGCCGAGCGGGTCGTGGTGGTGGGCAACGGCAACGTCGCGCTGGACGTGGCGCGGATCCTGACCGCCGACCCGCGCACGCTGGCAGGCACGTCGATCTCACCGGAAGCGCTGGCGCGCCTGGAATCGAGCAAGGTGCGCGAGGTCGTACTGCTCGGCCGCCGCGGCCCGGACGCGGCCGCCTGCACCAGGCCGGAGCTGCTCGCGCTGATCGGGCAGGAGGACGTCGAACTGGTCGTCGACGCGCACGATGCGCGTGTCACCGAGACCATCGACGCGGCCGGCCCCGGCGAGAAAGCGGCCCTGCTACAAGGTATCCGCCGGGAAACGGTCGACTGGTGCGCGCCACCGCGGCCGGACGGACGCAGGCGCATCGTGTTCCGGTTCCACTCCGCCCCGGCCGAAGTCCTCGGCGACAGCGAGGTGCGCGGGCTCCGGGTCACCGGAGCGGCCGGGGCGACGGAGATCGCGACCGGGCAGGTCGTGCGCGCGGTGGGCTACCGCGGCACGCCACTGCCCGGCCTGCCCTTCGACGAGGACACCGGCACCATCCCGAACTCGGCCGGCCGGGTGGCGGACCGGCCGGGCACGTATGTCGTCGGCTGGATCAAACGCGGGCCGTCCGGCGGCATCGGGACCAACAGGGAGTGCGCCCGGGAGACGGTCACCACCCTGCTCGACGACGTCATCGCGGGAAAACTGCCCCGGCGCGCCCGGCGGTCCCGCCGCGCCAGGGCCGGGCTCAGGCTTTCCTGA
- a CDS encoding AurF N-oxygenase family protein translates to MTSVDIQHEADASQPDRQSVARRLLDSSETLSYDPVHEVDWETPLDTNYHGASPEWSTLYGTSYWAELTPGQQRELTRQEAASVASTGIWFEMILQQMMLRDFYAKDPTDPAFQWALTEIADECRHSIMFARGAAKLRAPAYRPRRLAVELGRFFKTTATGEAAYAAILVAEEVLDVMQRDWMRDERVVPFVRTINNIHVVEESRHMKFARDETRERLKGAGLLRRHYNAFVVSVAAYVIVSSMVNQDVYANAGLDAKRAIREARANEHHKSMLRSSCAGLMEFLNSAGLLTKASTWFYKRANLI, encoded by the coding sequence ATGACCAGCGTCGACATCCAGCACGAAGCGGACGCGTCCCAGCCCGACCGCCAGTCAGTCGCGCGTCGGTTGCTGGACTCGTCGGAGACCTTGTCCTACGACCCGGTCCACGAGGTCGACTGGGAGACCCCGCTCGACACGAACTACCACGGCGCGAGCCCGGAGTGGAGCACGCTCTACGGCACGTCCTACTGGGCCGAGCTGACTCCCGGGCAGCAGCGCGAGCTGACCCGCCAGGAGGCGGCGTCGGTCGCGAGCACCGGGATCTGGTTCGAGATGATCCTGCAGCAGATGATGCTGCGCGACTTCTACGCGAAGGACCCGACCGACCCGGCGTTCCAGTGGGCGCTGACCGAGATCGCCGACGAGTGCCGGCACTCGATCATGTTCGCCCGCGGCGCGGCGAAACTGCGCGCCCCGGCCTACCGCCCGCGCCGCCTCGCGGTGGAGCTCGGCCGGTTCTTCAAGACGACCGCCACCGGCGAGGCCGCCTACGCGGCGATCCTCGTCGCCGAGGAGGTCCTCGACGTGATGCAGCGCGACTGGATGCGTGACGAGCGCGTCGTCCCGTTCGTGCGCACGATCAACAACATCCACGTCGTCGAGGAGTCGCGGCACATGAAGTTCGCCCGCGACGAGACCCGCGAGCGGCTCAAGGGCGCGGGCCTGCTGCGCCGCCACTACAACGCGTTCGTCGTCTCGGTCGCCGCGTACGTCATCGTCAGCAGCATGGTGAACCAGGACGTCTACGCCAACGCGGGGCTCGACGCCAAGCGCGCCATCCGCGAGGCCAGGGCGAACGAGCACCACAAGTCGATGCTGCGCTCGAGCTGCGCCGGGCTGATGGAGTTCCTCAACTCCGCCGGGCTGCTCACCAAGGCGTCGACCTGGTTCTACAAGCGTGCGAACCTGATCTGA
- a CDS encoding cupin domain-containing protein, which yields MLRQGTLTHNMSDCSIDGVYQAGRHIVEPSGSGHVHIGRNLGSTPVVLDVLYADPAGSPLAVDAPNPGCAFE from the coding sequence GTGCTCCGTCAGGGCACGCTCACGCACAACATGTCCGACTGCTCGATCGACGGCGTCTACCAGGCGGGCCGGCACATCGTCGAGCCCAGCGGGTCCGGCCACGTGCACATCGGGCGCAACCTGGGCAGCACGCCGGTCGTGCTCGACGTGCTCTACGCCGACCCGGCGGGCAGCCCGCTCGCCGTCGACGCCCCGAACCCCGGATGCGCGTTCGAATGA
- a CDS encoding SAM-dependent methyltransferase, whose protein sequence is MSDRGPNTVAPEGIDLDHPTAARVYDWLLGGTANWAIDREFGAAVVERFPLLRSISLANRLFLHRAVRHLAGLGVRQFIDVGAGIPTMGNTHQVADDVAPDSKVVYIDNEPVAVAHSKILLETEGDPARHAAIQADLREPDRLWEAVGRTGVIDFDQPVALLLVAVLHFQQLYRGADVGPQSLARLRDLLPSGSYLVLSHTTDEGVPAPLYQNLVDLDEMYKSSANPVHWRSQADIRALFGDFELIEPGTTWTTLWHPEDSSPNSPEIKFDAPEESVIMVGVGRKP, encoded by the coding sequence GTGAGCGACAGGGGACCCAACACCGTCGCCCCCGAGGGCATCGATCTCGACCATCCGACCGCGGCGCGGGTCTACGACTGGCTGCTCGGCGGCACCGCCAACTGGGCCATCGACCGCGAGTTCGGCGCCGCGGTGGTCGAGCGGTTCCCCCTGCTGCGGTCGATCTCCCTGGCCAACCGGCTCTTCCTGCACCGCGCGGTCCGGCATCTGGCCGGCCTCGGCGTCCGGCAGTTCATCGACGTCGGCGCCGGGATCCCGACGATGGGCAACACGCACCAGGTCGCCGACGACGTGGCGCCCGATTCGAAGGTCGTCTACATCGACAACGAGCCGGTGGCCGTCGCGCACTCGAAGATCCTGCTGGAGACCGAGGGCGACCCGGCGCGGCACGCGGCGATCCAGGCGGACCTGCGCGAGCCCGACCGCCTGTGGGAAGCGGTCGGCCGCACCGGCGTGATCGACTTCGACCAGCCGGTCGCGTTGCTGCTCGTCGCGGTCCTGCACTTCCAGCAGTTGTACCGGGGTGCCGACGTCGGCCCGCAGTCGCTCGCCCGGCTGCGGGACCTGCTGCCCAGCGGGTCCTACCTCGTGCTTTCGCACACCACCGACGAAGGCGTGCCGGCGCCGCTGTACCAGAACCTGGTCGATCTCGACGAGATGTACAAGTCGTCGGCGAACCCCGTGCACTGGCGCTCGCAGGCGGACATCCGCGCCCTCTTCGGCGACTTCGAGCTCATCGAGCCGGGCACCACGTGGACGACGTTGTGGCATCCGGAGGACAGCAGCCCGAACTCGCCGGAGATCAAGTTCGACGCCCCGGAGGAGTCGGTCATCATGGTGGGCGTCGGCCGCAAACCCTGA
- a CDS encoding phospholipase D-like domain-containing protein — protein sequence MKTFRSLVDKLDEQVGNGLENVLCARHQRRLHRLGWGEVLEPDGAGDRFGGRAEVRRGNRVEVLVDGEEALPAIQAAIRNATSHVHIANWHASPDFRLTREPGAPTLRELLATTADRGVDVRLLLWAGPPVPAFQPTRGLVRSEQRKFTENTAVRCVLDARERTLHCHHEKLVIVDDTVAFVGGVDFTALEGDRHDSPEHPPDRPIGWHDLMTRLDGPVVADVAEHFRQRWTEVAGEDLAKPDVPEPAGSSDVQLLRTVPDKTYGFAPRGEFTILDGYLRALRSARRLIYLENQFLWSPEIAEILIDKLCDPPDDRFRVVLLLPRKPSNGADTTRGQLGRLLGADDGNRRLLAATISTHDGESAAPVYVHAKLGIVDDEWMTIGSANLNEHSLFNDTEVNVATGDRELIRATRLRLWAEHLRRPEPELDTDPADVVDELWRPIAEEQADRERRGERRTHRLVLLPGVSRRAERLQGPLRGLLVDG from the coding sequence GTGAAGACTTTTCGCTCACTCGTGGACAAGCTGGACGAACAGGTCGGCAACGGGCTGGAAAACGTTCTCTGCGCCCGCCACCAGCGCAGACTGCACAGGCTCGGCTGGGGCGAGGTGCTCGAACCCGACGGCGCCGGAGACCGGTTCGGCGGCCGGGCCGAGGTGCGCCGCGGCAACCGCGTCGAGGTGCTCGTCGACGGGGAGGAGGCGCTGCCCGCGATCCAGGCCGCGATCCGGAACGCCACCTCGCACGTGCACATCGCCAACTGGCACGCGAGCCCGGACTTTCGGCTCACCCGCGAGCCCGGCGCGCCCACGCTGCGTGAGCTGCTCGCCACCACCGCGGACCGCGGCGTCGACGTCCGGCTGCTGCTGTGGGCGGGCCCGCCGGTACCGGCGTTCCAGCCGACCCGCGGGCTGGTGCGCTCGGAGCAGCGGAAGTTCACCGAGAACACCGCCGTGCGCTGTGTCCTCGACGCCCGCGAGCGCACTCTGCACTGCCACCACGAGAAACTGGTGATCGTCGACGACACGGTCGCGTTCGTCGGCGGGGTGGACTTCACCGCGCTGGAGGGCGACCGGCACGACAGCCCCGAACACCCGCCGGACCGGCCGATCGGCTGGCACGACCTGATGACGCGACTCGACGGCCCGGTGGTCGCCGACGTCGCCGAGCACTTCCGCCAGCGGTGGACGGAGGTGGCGGGCGAGGACCTGGCGAAACCGGACGTCCCCGAGCCCGCGGGCAGCAGCGACGTGCAGCTGCTGCGCACGGTCCCCGACAAGACCTACGGCTTCGCCCCCCGAGGCGAGTTCACGATCCTCGACGGCTACCTGCGCGCGCTGCGCTCGGCGCGGCGGCTGATCTACCTGGAGAACCAGTTCCTGTGGTCGCCGGAGATCGCCGAGATCCTGATCGACAAGCTGTGCGACCCGCCGGACGACCGCTTCCGCGTGGTCCTGCTGCTGCCCCGCAAGCCGAGCAACGGCGCCGACACCACCCGCGGCCAGCTGGGCAGGCTGCTCGGCGCCGACGACGGCAACCGCCGCCTGCTCGCGGCGACGATCAGCACCCACGACGGCGAGTCCGCCGCGCCGGTGTACGTGCACGCGAAACTCGGCATCGTGGACGACGAGTGGATGACGATCGGCTCCGCGAACCTCAACGAGCACTCGCTGTTCAACGACACCGAGGTCAACGTGGCGACCGGCGACCGGGAGCTGATCCGCGCGACGCGGCTGCGCCTGTGGGCCGAACACCTGCGGCGCCCGGAGCCGGAGCTGGACACCGATCCCGCGGACGTCGTCGACGAGCTGTGGCGCCCGATCGCCGAGGAGCAGGCGGACCGCGAGCGCCGCGGCGAGCGCCGGACGCACCGGCTCGTGCTGCTGCCGGGCGTCTCCCGGCGCGCCGAACGGCTGCAGGGCCCGCTGCGCGGTCTGTTGGTGGACGGCTGA
- a CDS encoding IclR family transcriptional regulator produces the protein MTAYTKMVEQDGPLSGLRAYSASRPADRQDALLAQPLPPLTDRTITGVGSISICGPRDHFTPEALERYRVLVRDAAEEIRRSWAWLRGSRS, from the coding sequence ATGACCGCATACACGAAGATGGTGGAACAGGACGGCCCGCTGAGCGGGCTGCGGGCCTACAGCGCCTCCCGGCCCGCGGACCGCCAGGACGCGCTGCTGGCACAGCCGCTGCCGCCGCTGACGGACCGGACGATCACCGGCGTCGGCTCCATCAGCATCTGCGGCCCGCGCGACCACTTCACGCCAGAGGCCCTCGAGCGCTACCGCGTGCTGGTCCGCGACGCCGCCGAGGAGATCCGGCGCAGCTGGGCCTGGCTGCGCGGCTCCCGGTCCTGA